A region of Dioscorea cayenensis subsp. rotundata cultivar TDr96_F1 chromosome 5, TDr96_F1_v2_PseudoChromosome.rev07_lg8_w22 25.fasta, whole genome shotgun sequence DNA encodes the following proteins:
- the LOC120262172 gene encoding pentatricopeptide repeat-containing protein At2g22070-like, protein MACRAANSSVIELSISMIEQCITKKNLSLGKLIHGRLLKSALTLHTLLANRLLDMYSKCGTFDHAQALFDEMPHRNHQSWNTLLGALSRAGHLHAARQLFDEMPERNLVSFNTMISSLAHSGHQMEALSLFRRLRRDSMVDEKMDRFTVVAVAMACAGLEDLHAVRQLHAAVVVSGMEMNLIMSNVMIDAYGKCGYAEASSSLFDRMGPRDVVSWTSLIGAYARANQLEKACQVFERMPVRNSVSWTALISGYEQHGHEAVALELFQRMMEERVEPTPFTLVSLLSACARLGLIGRGTELHGYIVRRHPFNLFEHNALIDMYAKCGNISLATKVFAEMPERDFISWNSMVTGFAQNGHGELSLSVFRSMIDVGVKPNNVTFLAVLTACSHAGLVSEGGQMLRMMEEYNLVPKPEHYAAFIDALGRKRQLSEAMEFVESLHLGGGMDAIGVWGALLGACQVHGDLELAKKAAESLFVLDPQNGVRYITLSNIYSAAGRWDDARRLRAVMKEKGLKKDPGCSWIEVRSIKHVFVAEDKSHFAVEEIYGMLSLLVDQMKQSEESDSFRHFVE, encoded by the coding sequence GAGCTCAGTATCTCCATGATCGAGCAATGCATCACCAAGAAGAACCTCAGCCTCGGCAAGCTTATCCATGGCCGCCTCCTGAAGAGCGCGCTTACTCTCCACACCCTCCTCGCCAACCGGCTTCTTGATATGTACTCCAAGTGCGGCACTTTCGACCACGCCCAAGCACTGTTCGACGAAATGCCTCACAGGAATCACCAGTCTTGGAACACCCTTCTCGGCGCTTTATCTCGTGCCGGGCACCTTCATGCCGCCCGGCAATTGTTCGACGAAATGCCTGAACGAAACCTCGTCAGCTTCAACACTATGATCTCAAGCCTAGCTCACTCCGGGCATCAAATGGAAGCTCTATCTCTCTTTCGCCGACTGCGAAGAGATAGCATGGTTGATGAGAAGATGGATAGATTCACCGTTGTCGCTGTCGCAATGGCGTGCGCTGGGTTGGAAGATCTCCACGCTGTACGCCAGCTTCACGCGGCCGTGGTTGTTTCCGGGATGGAGATGAACCTTATAATGTCCAACGTGATGATCGATGCCTACGGGAAGTGCGGCTATGCAGAGGCTTCGTCTTCTCTCTTCGATCGAATGGGGCCGAGAGATGTCGTCTCGTGGACATCGTTGATCGGAGCATACGCGCGAGCTAACCAGCTCGAAAAGGCTTGTCAAGTGTTCGAAAGAATGCCTGTCAGAAACTCGGTGTCATGGACGGCGTTGATTTCAGGGTACGAGCAGCACGGGCACGAGGCAGTGGCGCTGGAGCTCTTCCAGCGGATGATGGAGGAGAGAGTGGAGCCAACTCCATTCACATTGGTGTCTCTTCTCAGCGCGTGCGCAAGACTAGGGCTCATAGGGAGGGGAACAGAGCTCCATGGGTACATCGTGAGGAGACATCCCTTCAATCTCTttgagcacaatgcactgattgaTATGTATGCAAAATGCGGCAATATAAGCTTGGCGAcgaaggtgtttgctgaaatgCCTGAAAGAGACTTCATTTCTTGGAATTCGATGGTCACTGGCTTCGCACAGAATGGGCATGGAGAGCTGTCACTGAGCGTGTTTAGAAGTATGATTGATGTAGGTGTGAAGCCAAACAACGTGACATTCCTCGCTGTGCTCACGGCTTGCAGCCATGCTGGTCTAGTCTCCGAGGGAGGCCAAATGTTGCGCATGATGGAGGAGTACAATTTGGTTCCCAAGCCTGAGCATTATGCTGCATTCATTGATGCTCTTGGCCGGAAGCGCCAGCTCAGCGAGGCAATGGAGTTCGTTGAAAGTTTGCATCTTGGTGGTGGAATGGATGCCATTGGTGTATGGGGAGCTCTTCTTGGTGCTTGTCAAGTGCATGGTGATCTTGAGCTTGCAAAGAAGGCAGCTGAATCATTGTTTGTGTTGGATCCGCAGAACGGCGTTCGATATATCACATTGTCCAATATCTACTCAGCGGCCGGGCGGTGGGACGATGCCCGGAGACTCAGAGCAGTGATGAAGGAGAAAGGATTGAAGAAGGATCCAGGTTGTAGTTGGATTGAAGTGAGGAGCATCAAGCATGTCTTTGTAGCTGAAGATAAGTCCCATTTTGCAGTGGAAGAGATTTATGGAATGCTTAGTTTGCTGGTTGATCAAATGAAACAAAGTGAAGAATCAGACTCCTTCAGGCATTTCGTCGAATAG
- the LOC120262173 gene encoding histone deacetylase 14 isoform X2, whose product MELPALLAGNFFSKAVKPRFGMRFGCGYGLNNRVITRDFKCCSSSLSDARVLYCVAPAMGHNKESHPESNLRVPAIVDALERMELTPKHRGPVVYELQKFRPASMDDIASVHARAYVAGLEKAMSQASEEGLIFIDGSGPTYATPTTFQESLVAAGAGISLVDSVVTASSMNSNPPIGFALIRPPGHHAVPDGPMGFCVFGNIAVAARHAQRVHGLKRVFIIDFDVHHGNGTCDAFYDDPDIFFLSTHQVGSYPGTGKIDQVGQGSGEGTTLNMPLPGGSGDTSMRSVFDEVIVPCAQRFKPDIILISAGYDAHVLDPLAGLQFTTATYYMLASNIKQLAQELCGGRCVFFLEGGYNLQSLSNSVADSFRAFLTEPSMASQFDNPAALYEEPLSKVKQVIQKVKYIHSL is encoded by the exons ATGGAGCTTCCGGCTTTGCTTGCAG ggaatttcttctcaaaaGCAGTGAAACCACGGTTTGGGATGAGATTTGGTTGTGGTTATGGATTGAATAATCGAGTTATAACTAGGGATTTTAAGTGTTGTTCTAGCAGCTTATCTGATGCGCGTGTGCTCTATTGCGTGGCTCCTGCAATGGGCCATAATAAG GAATCACATCCTGAATCAAATTTGAGGGTGCCTGCGATCGTCGATGCTCTTGAAAGGATGGAACTTACTCCAAAG CATCGTGGCCCGGTGGTGTATGAACTACAAAAGTTTCGACCTGCTTCAATGGATGATATTGCTAGTGTGCATGCTAGAGCATATGTTGCCGGTCTTGAAAAg GCAATGTCACAAGCTTCTGAGGAAGGCCTTATTTTCATTGATGGGTCTGGGCCAACATATGCTACCCCTACT ACTTTTCAGGAGTCCCTTGTTGCAGCTGGAGCTGGGATTTCCTTGGTTGACTCAGTG GTTACAGCATCTAGCATGAACTCAAATCCACCTATAGGATTCGCCTTAATTCGGCCTCCAGGTCATCATGCGGTGCCCGATGGCCCTATgggtttttgtgtttttgggaACATAGCTGTTGCTGCTCGCCATGCTCAACGTGTCCATGGTTTAAAGAGAGTTTTcataattgattttgatgtccACCATGGTAATGGGACATGTGATGCATTTTATGATGATCCAGATATATTCTTCTTGTCTACTCATCAG GTGGGAAGCTACCCTGGTACAGGTAAAATTGATCAGGTTGGTCAAGGTAGCGGTGAAGGTACGACACTGAACATGCCATTACCCGGTGGTTCAGGTGATACATCAATGAGGTCTGTTTTCGATGAAGTCATTGTGCCATGTGCTCAAAGATTTAAGCCGGATATTATTCTCATATCAGCTGG CTATGATGCTCATGTATTGGATCCGCTAGCGGGTCTGCAATTCACGACAGCTACATACTACATGCTCGCATCAAACATAAAACAACTAGCACAGGAGCTATGTGGTGGCCGTTGTGTGTTCTTCTTGGAAGGAGGCTACAATCTCCAGTCTCTCTCAAATTCAGTTGCTGACTCATTTCGCGCATTTCTCACTGAACCAAGCATGGCTTCTCAATTCGATAATCCTGCTGCTTTGTACGAAGAACCTTTGTCTAAAGTTAAACAAGTAATCCAGAAGGTCAAGTATATACATTCCCTTTGA
- the LOC120262173 gene encoding histone deacetylase 14 isoform X1: MELPALLADAGNFFSKAVKPRFGMRFGCGYGLNNRVITRDFKCCSSSLSDARVLYCVAPAMGHNKESHPESNLRVPAIVDALERMELTPKHRGPVVYELQKFRPASMDDIASVHARAYVAGLEKAMSQASEEGLIFIDGSGPTYATPTTFQESLVAAGAGISLVDSVVTASSMNSNPPIGFALIRPPGHHAVPDGPMGFCVFGNIAVAARHAQRVHGLKRVFIIDFDVHHGNGTCDAFYDDPDIFFLSTHQVGSYPGTGKIDQVGQGSGEGTTLNMPLPGGSGDTSMRSVFDEVIVPCAQRFKPDIILISAGYDAHVLDPLAGLQFTTATYYMLASNIKQLAQELCGGRCVFFLEGGYNLQSLSNSVADSFRAFLTEPSMASQFDNPAALYEEPLSKVKQVIQKVKYIHSL; this comes from the exons ATGGAGCTTCCGGCTTTGCTTGCAG ATGCagggaatttcttctcaaaaGCAGTGAAACCACGGTTTGGGATGAGATTTGGTTGTGGTTATGGATTGAATAATCGAGTTATAACTAGGGATTTTAAGTGTTGTTCTAGCAGCTTATCTGATGCGCGTGTGCTCTATTGCGTGGCTCCTGCAATGGGCCATAATAAG GAATCACATCCTGAATCAAATTTGAGGGTGCCTGCGATCGTCGATGCTCTTGAAAGGATGGAACTTACTCCAAAG CATCGTGGCCCGGTGGTGTATGAACTACAAAAGTTTCGACCTGCTTCAATGGATGATATTGCTAGTGTGCATGCTAGAGCATATGTTGCCGGTCTTGAAAAg GCAATGTCACAAGCTTCTGAGGAAGGCCTTATTTTCATTGATGGGTCTGGGCCAACATATGCTACCCCTACT ACTTTTCAGGAGTCCCTTGTTGCAGCTGGAGCTGGGATTTCCTTGGTTGACTCAGTG GTTACAGCATCTAGCATGAACTCAAATCCACCTATAGGATTCGCCTTAATTCGGCCTCCAGGTCATCATGCGGTGCCCGATGGCCCTATgggtttttgtgtttttgggaACATAGCTGTTGCTGCTCGCCATGCTCAACGTGTCCATGGTTTAAAGAGAGTTTTcataattgattttgatgtccACCATGGTAATGGGACATGTGATGCATTTTATGATGATCCAGATATATTCTTCTTGTCTACTCATCAG GTGGGAAGCTACCCTGGTACAGGTAAAATTGATCAGGTTGGTCAAGGTAGCGGTGAAGGTACGACACTGAACATGCCATTACCCGGTGGTTCAGGTGATACATCAATGAGGTCTGTTTTCGATGAAGTCATTGTGCCATGTGCTCAAAGATTTAAGCCGGATATTATTCTCATATCAGCTGG CTATGATGCTCATGTATTGGATCCGCTAGCGGGTCTGCAATTCACGACAGCTACATACTACATGCTCGCATCAAACATAAAACAACTAGCACAGGAGCTATGTGGTGGCCGTTGTGTGTTCTTCTTGGAAGGAGGCTACAATCTCCAGTCTCTCTCAAATTCAGTTGCTGACTCATTTCGCGCATTTCTCACTGAACCAAGCATGGCTTCTCAATTCGATAATCCTGCTGCTTTGTACGAAGAACCTTTGTCTAAAGTTAAACAAGTAATCCAGAAGGTCAAGTATATACATTCCCTTTGA